The genomic DNA CACGTGCGATCCCCGACTCACCGGATGTGGGCGCTCATGGCGTGATGCACCTGCCGCGCTTCTGGGCGCGGCTGCTCGTCCCTCCAGGTGAGGCGGCGGAGGTGCCGCTCGAGCCGGATCTCGATGCTGCGCTCCTTCACCTGCTCCGTCTCCCCTTGCAGCCCACGCTGCGGTACCTGTTGAGCGCACGGCCCACGCTGACCGAGTTCGAGCACTGGATCGACCGCACCAGCGAGAGGCTGCCCTCGCGTGGCGCCATCACGCGCTTCAACGACGTGGTGCTCGGCGGGGATCGCCCGGTGCCGTGTGTCCCCTCCGAGGAGGACGTCCTCACCGAGGACCAGTGGCGCACCTGGCGTGAAGACGGCTACGTGGTGGTGCCCAACGTGCTGTCGCACGAGGCCTGCGAGCGCACGGTGCAGATCGTGTGTGCCCACCTCGGTGTAGACGAACGCGACCCGGCCACCTGGTACGGCGCTCACCCCGACAAGCAGGGCATCATGGTCCAGCTCTTTCATGGCGCTCAGCTCGAGGAGAACCGGCTGGCGCCATCCGTGCGCGGTGTGTTCGAGCAGCTGTGGCAGCGCACCGACCTGCTCCCGTCGTTCGATCGCGTGGGCATGAACCCACCGGAGAGCAAGGCCTACACCTTCCCGGGTCCCGATTTGCACTGGGACGTGAGCCTCAAAACGCCCATCCCGTTCGGGACACAGGGGCTCATCTACCTGCGTGACACCGAAGCC from Sandaracinaceae bacterium includes the following:
- a CDS encoding phytanoyl-CoA dioxygenase family protein, encoding MSAVAHPHPRAIPDSPDVGAHGVMHLPRFWARLLVPPGEAAEVPLEPDLDAALLHLLRLPLQPTLRYLLSARPTLTEFEHWIDRTSERLPSRGAITRFNDVVLGGDRPVPCVPSEEDVLTEDQWRTWREDGYVVVPNVLSHEACERTVQIVCAHLGVDERDPATWYGAHPDKQGIMVQLFHGAQLEENRLAPSVRGVFEQLWQRTDLLPSFDRVGMNPPESKAYTFPGPDLHWDVSLKTPIPFGTQGLIYLRDTEAEQGALTLVPGMHRTLEAWLATLPDPSVARSTDLHALGARPIAAGAGSLVVWHQALAHGSRPNRALRPRFVQYVNYQPVRMAVNPQWV